DNA sequence from the Halichoerus grypus chromosome 8, mHalGry1.hap1.1, whole genome shotgun sequence genome:
CCAAGAATGGGTTAAGATGTTTGGGATACTGTCTCTTGGCTAAACATTACATCTATCTGTAACATCTACTGCTCCACAACCCCTTGCCACCTTAAGTAACTCCTGGGATTCTGAGTGGCTTTTTCTGCAGCTGCactgttgagatttttttaaatgatcatattttatttttatgaaaacaaccactttttaaaaaaaactaaagaagacTATAATGAAATCTTATGTAACTAGAATTAGTTGAGTTTGCttttgattggaaaggaaagAGTCTAGAgcctatataaacttttaagaacaATTCCATAGTAAGGTGGCAAAAGCAACTTGGAAATTAAGGGCGAACAAAAAGTTTATGACAAAAGTACCAAGATCTAGGGAAGGACCTTAGACAAAAGGTTTCTAGTCTGAGTAGGGAGGAAGCAGATGAGACATAAATACTGCTGTGTATTCAAAAGTAGAACCTGACAAAGCTAAAACACTTTCTAAATATTAACTTTTGCTCTGATTCAGTAATCCCCTGAAAGGCACATTAGTATATCAAAtggtaaaacaaagcaaaagataaaattatttgccCATGCCCAGAAATAAAATTCAGGAATAGGTAATCTCCTTCTATGCTTCTTTGCCCTTTACTGTAGCGGCATAAACAGCCTGCAAGTGCCCCTGTGTGAATACCTTGGGGAAAGTAAATTGGTTACCAGTGTTTTGTAATAGCTAGGAATGTGGAAGTTGAGTCCAGACTAATAATAGACAAGTTAGGTCAGAACCAGTTATAAGcttgaaaaatttttttggtatcaCTCTTCTTGCTCAAGGTGAaagattatgtttttaaaggacCATTCTACTGTGCCAGAATATTCTCATTAAGATATTAAAAAGTCTTTGTCCTGGAAATGAGAAACTTTGGCTTTCCTTAGTGCCAAATCCTCTAGTTTTGGGGAATCATGGATTAGGCCAGATGCTCTGGAAGAAAATGACCAGTATTAAAGGATGAATTGACGGATTTCCCTTTGTTGCCAGAAGTAAGGGGAAAGGAGTTATGGGGGTATATGTCAAAGATCTATTTTTCCCTGGTAGGTGTGGAGTTTccagaagaaacaaacagatcTCCTCATCGCCTTTTATAAGCATAGAATTACAAAGTTAGAAGCAGCCCTGCAGGAGGCACAGCAGACGGTGACCAACCAGGAAATGTAAGTGACAAATTAAATCACCGgagagcttttttttctttcagaggaGCTGTAGCCCTTATTTCCTTATGGTTGCAAAGCCTGAACATTGTTGCATGTGTTTATGTTTGTCTTGGGTAAATCGGGTACAGAATTTTTAGTCCCCTCAAtccccattttgtttttctctttcttccctgtaGGGGCCCTCCTCACTTTATAGCTTTCCTCTTGTACTTCCCTGTCAAAAActgcttctttggagaaatcagGCATAGCTTTTCAGTGATAAAGATGAGAGATAGCATTTAAAATGTTACCTctaggggtgcctcagtggctcgggtggttaagcatctgccttcagctcaggtcatgatcccagggttctgggatcgagtcccacatcgggctccctgctcagtggagagcctgcttctccctctccctctgctgctctccctgattgtgctcccttgctctatcaaataaataaataagatctttaaaaaaaaaataaataaaatgttacctCTAGGAGAGCATATTTTGGAAATCTTAAGCCAAAAGATGGAATCCTTAATGTACGTTTTCAGACAGCAGCAGGCCAGGGGTGTGTGTGGAGAGGAAATGGAACTCTATGTAAACTCATCTGAAATCATACCCAGTGACTGCTTATTTTGTCCACCTGATTCTCCCGGCCATCAAACTCTGCCTCTGTCTACTGAATCCCTAGATCTCTGACAGAGATACCTTGTATAGGGACAAGCATCTCTCTGTAAGCATTAACTAGAtgtcaacaacaataaaaattggGGTTTGTATCCCACTGACCTACTGGAGAtgattatttccatcttttgcCTAGAGAGCTGTCAGtcttaaagaaggaaaatggagaaCTGAAGAAATGTCTTGCCATTCTAAAGGTAAATGAAACAGGTTTTCCTTACTATTATTTTCTCTCCTACTTTTCCCATCTATCTAGCTGACTAGATGCTGTATAGAAAATGTTTCCTAACTTTTTCCACATCGTGGCATAAATAACTGATAATATTTATACAACAAGTGCACTGTAATAAAATGGTCAAGGCCACAGAAGAGCTAGGAGGACTGAAAGGATCAGTATGTAGCACACTGATAACCCATTCTCAAACATCAGTAAGTCACGACATACCATTTGGGAAACTCTCTTATTGAAGAGACATCTGTTGTAACTTAAAATTTCTCTTCAAGAATCCCAAGGCACCTTAGgacccttcctcttcctccaatCCAACTCTATTTCCTAGGCGTTTCTTTCTTCCTAAgaatgttctttgtatttatatgaTTTTCCTATTGATCCTACTGCTGTAACTATTCTAGCACATTTTATcctgtcattttcctttctctcccccatAGACTCTCCATATTTTCCCACATAAATCAGTCTTTGGGATTCCCAATGTGTTTTTATGAAAAGGAACTAAAATTTCATTCCGTCAAAGCTAATAATTTCCTAGGGAaacattgctatttttttctcctactgGGAACCTTAGCAACCACAGCTAGAGGACATTGCAGCTTAGTTATCTAGCAAGTAACATTCATTGATTAGAACCCTAATCCTAGCTGCAGCTTCCTTCACTCCCATTTTTTTCACCTACAGGAATCTCCAAATTGGTTCCAAGGAAGCAGGTAAGTTTTATCAGGCCCCATACTAGCCCTGTTTGAAAATTGCTTGTCTTTTTTGACTCTTGGCTGCAACACCTGTGTGGGCTCTAAGGTGGAGGAAATGGTTGGTGAATTTATCTTTCACTTCTCCAGTTACTCACTGAAAAGGGCTGAAGTGAAATCTTGAATGTAATGCTCACTCTTATGaaatcctactcatccttcaaaattCAACTCACATATCACTTCTTCTGTCAAGACTTCATTCAGCAGAGTTTGATGttctattattcatttattcaacaaatattaagtgcTACTTTTTATCAGGTACCATGCCAGGTGCTGGGTGTACATCACCAGTTAGTCTGTAACCTGCCaactattaaatgtttttttaccTCAGCCCTGTATTGGTGGGTTAAGAGACATGGCTCCTGCACTCACAGAAGTTACAGTCTGGTGTTCTTTCATGCTCCGGTACTTCTGCTCTACCCATCATAACACTTAaacattgcttttatttatttttgtctctcccACTAGCCTGTGAACCTTTCAAAGATAGGAACTCTATTCTAGTTATCTTTGTAATCTCAGGATCGAGGATGtataaacactaaataaatgcttgttagAGAGATGGATGAGAGGATGGCAGGAGTGAAGGAATGATGGATTTATGAGTGGATgaacagatagatagatacatgtaAAATTGAGAGTACTTGGTAAGGCactgagggaaggaagaaaggaggactTCAAAATTTCTCCTATTACAGGCAGTAGAGAAGATTTCACTTAGTTAGAGAGCCAAGGAGTCTCATATGGAAACTTTGCCTCCTTATTTTGAGATGATACCTGTAATACATGATAGTAAGCAATTTGTGCTCAGATAGTAAGCTGTTATTTCTATAAACAATGATCTGATTGATCCTCTCAGGGGACACTTAACTTCTGCTTAGagcttcatctttttttcccttgcaggTTGGCCACACCTCGACCAGTGGGCATTACTTCTCCCTCACAGTCAGGTAGAGAACATTTGTTTGCCCAGATATCTACGTGAGATGAATAAATCTCCTTTTCCCATATAGAGGGTAGTTTCCTCTCAGAGACTATAATGAGATTTTCCTAATCTTGTGTATGATATGAGAAGAACATACAACCAGATGCCCATTTGTAACAGGTTGGCTAGGCAAGGCAGGGCACAGCATGGATGGCAGCTCTTCATTCCTCACTTGATTCTCTTCCAGTCACTCCACGACCCAGTTCTCAGCGTAGCAGCCTGGTGGTCAGGTGAGTAGGAAGCCTACACAGCCACATGAAAACTGCTGGCAAAAGTTGGAAGATAAAAGAAATACCTAGATACGTCAGAGGTAGGGACTGAGGAGACTTTAGGTCTATGTCAAGTTTCAcaccaggtttgtttgttttctttttgtctcaccTGATAGTCGGTCCCCCTCAGTGGAATCTATCCCTTACAGAATGTCTGGCTTTAGTAGTTTGGGACAAGTAAGTAATAGACAAGTAAGTAATATTTACTTTCTCTTCCCAgattgagatttcttttttttttatgttatgttaatcaccatacattacatgattagtttttgatgtagtgttccatgattcattatttgcgtataacacccagtgctccatgcagaacatgccctctttaatacccatcaccaggctaacccatccccccactgtcctcccctctagaaccctcagtttgtttctcagagtccatagtctttcatggttcgtctccccctccgatttcccccccttccctcttcccctcctgctatcttgaTTTCTAATGCTAAATGAAAGCAAAGATGTCAGGCAAGAATATTAAGCTTATGTTGGTTTTGGTATAAATTATCCAATGCCATGCCTGGACTCTTTTCTTTTggcagtgctaaaaagaaaaaatgttagaaGCTAACACAGAGAGGGGCAtcagagtggctcagtcagttgggccggttttggctcaggtcatgatctcttgacctcatgatctcatgggtcatgggatgggtggggctccacactcagcagggagtctgcttgaaagattccctccctctacccctcccccaactcactcgctctcactctctaaaataaataaatatgtctttaaaaaaaagagaatctggggcacctgggtggctcagtcattaagcatctgccttcggctcaggtcatggtcccagggtcctgggattgagccctgcatcggatccccctgctcagtggggagcctgcttctccctctcccactccccctgcttgtgttccctctctcgctgtgtctctctctgtcaaataaataaataaaatctttaaaaataaataaattaaattaaattaaaaaaagaagctaacaGAGAATGAATGGGATGAAAGTAGTGCAAACTATTCAATGACTGAATTAACAGTAATAATTCATTTTGGAAGTAATAAAGTGTGTATCCTTCTTGGACTAGCATGCCTATTCTGGCAGAACAACATATGCTTCAATGTGTAGATATAGAGAAATAACAGAATATGGAAGCCAGAGAATTGGGGTATATTTATTAATTGATGTTTGTTATTTGTCCATTAGGGAGCCAGAGGCCTGCAGGGAAGAAGCACTCCCAGGGACTCTTATATTggtgagaagggaaaaaaagggtcAGAAACCAACATATTTTGTGCCAGATACCAGCAGATTTCTGGTTTTCTCTGCAAATATAATGCTATTATGCATTTTCTGTGCATAATATAatgccatttgtttttttccagacatTGATTCCATGTATCCAGAGATATATTACTACTTTTCAAGTAATGATATTCCTGTTCTCAAACTGATAAGGAGGAACTTTTTTTGAGCAATAGAAAGTCATTGAAAACCTCTGGTCAAGAGATGGAGGGTAACTTGAGTAAAAtagatttggatttttttaattgccacaAGATGGCAGTAGAAGTTAGGTCTAAAAGGAAGGTTAATTAGACACTGATTATGTTAGCCTGCAGGGTATCAGGCTTCTTCACTGTgtattaaacttaaaaatattccagTGAAGAATAACCACTTAATTTCTTGTCCCTTTCCTCTTAGAACTAtttttgttattactattttcaAGGGCATTAGCCAGTCCATAGAGAATACTTAATCAGAGaggatttccctttctttcacaaGACGCAATTGTGAAATTTGCACGTTTCTTTCTggataaacatttttgaaaatcaccAAATAGTTTCCCTCTGATTCTTTCATATTCACCCTTTGAAAAATATAGAAGTTCTAGAGAATTTGTCAGGTTAGTAGTAATATTCTCTCTTTCGTtcctgattttagttatttgaagctttctactttttttcttggaTAGCCTGGCTGAAGACTAGCCAATCTAGTTGAACATTTCAAAGAAActacttttggttttgttgattttctctgtttttctattctctatttcatttctttctgctctaagCTTTATTTCTTTCCTGGGTTTAGTTCTCTTTTAGTTTCTTAAGACAAAAATTTGGATTATTGATTGGAGATCTGCATTTTTAATGTAGACATTTTCAGTTATAAATTTCACTCTAAGCACTGCTTTCGTTGTGTCCTATAAGGTTTAGTATTTTCTGGCTTTGTTTTCATTcgtctcaaagtattttctaatttcttttgtgatttttttttttgaaccattGGTTATTTGGCACTGTGTTGTTTAAtatcaacatatttttaattttcccagaTTTCCtcctgttatttttaatttcattccattgtggtagGACAAAATACTTTGTATAATTTAGATACTTTAAAATGTatggcatggggcgcctgggtggctcagtcagttaagcatttgcctttggctcaggtcatgatcccggggtcctgggatggagtcctgtattgggctccctgctcagcggggagtctgcttctccctctgcctctgccactgcccctgcttgaactctccccacagagcagggagcccccttctctctctgcctcttccccaattcgttctctttcctctttctctctctcaaataaataaaatccttatatatatatatatatatatatatatatatatatatatatatatatatataacaacaaAGTCCTAAAAGACATGAAGCAAAACTAACAGAATTGAAGAGAATCAGAGGGAAACTATTGGActtaataccccactttcaataacAAATAGAACAACTAGATAGAAGATAAGCAATGGAATAGaagatttgaaaaacattatATACCAACTAAATCTAACAGACTTCTTTAGaagttgagcttcttggatgtgtagattcattttttttttacctaatttgGGAAGTtgtcagccattatttcttcaaatagtctTTCTGCCttgttcctctcttttcttcttctagaaaTCCCATAATGCATATGTTGATATACTTGATGGTGTTCACCAAGGTCTCTGaggctcttttcatttttcttcattattttttctttctcttcctcacatTGGATAATCTCAATGGACTTTAAATTgctgactttttttcttctgtttgtgcTGATGAGCTGCTCTagtgaagttttaatttttgttattacaCTTTTcaattccaaaatttatatttggttcttttaaatatattttttcttcattagtaTTCTCTATTTGTTGAGATACCATACTCATACTTTCCTTTAGTGCTTTAGACATGGTTTCCAAAGATAtttgagcatatttaaaatacctgatttagggcacctgggtagctcagtcggttaagcatctgccttgagctcaggtcatgatctcggggtgctgGGATTGAACATCTCATGGGACTCCCTGTTCACAGGGAGCCTCTCGTCCCTATTCaagctctctcttgctatctctctctctctcaaataaatcttttaaataaaatacctgatttaaagtctttgtctagacAAAGTCTAGGCTGGGCTTAGTCCAATGTCTGGGCTTCCTCAAAGACAGCTTCTATtgattgctttatttctttatatgggtcatactttcttgtttctttgcatacctcatttttttttggaaactggacatttaaaataatataacatggCAATTCTCGGAATCAgattcttccccctccccagggtttttttgttctgtttattgttgtttagtgactttttaaaaataattctgtataaaaataaaatctgtattgTCATGTGGAGCCACCAAAGTCTCTATTCAGTTAGTTTAGTGGTCAGCTAATGATTGGACAGAGAATCCCTTAAACACTTTGAACCAGTAAGTCTCTCAGTCTTTGCTGAgggattctgtgtgtgtgtgttggggttcACTTTCAGCACTTAGCCAGGCAATTGACAACTGTGCCTTAGCCTTCAACCTGCTTGTATGACCTCATGGTAAGAGACTGGGGCCTTTTCAGGTCTTCTCTGAGCATGCATACAGTCCTGCATATGCATATGGTCTAGATCCTAAGAATGTGTTGTTTTCAGAGTCCCCACCAAAAACTCATTCCCCATCTCTTCATCTAAGCTTTCCCATTAGCCTATTATTTGCCCCAATTGATATGCACATTCTCAGGCAGCCCAAACAAGCGCTTCTAATTGTTTACAGCAAACACTCCTGGGGAGAAGGCTTTTCACAGGTGGTAAACTCTAAGCATCAATTCCTGATGAGTTTGCGCTCCAGGTCAGGTCAAATAAAGGCAGCCTTGCAAGTGGAGTCTTCCAGTTGCCACTGGATGGGTCAAATGATTATTTTCTGGGAATGAGGCTTTGAAAGAGTTCCAACCCCATTCCATCCCCGCGATGACTGCCAGAATGTTGGTTTTCAAGGCTACCACGGAGCTGGAGGAGAAATGGGAATAGGGCAAGTTAAAATGCCACAACGTTCATTGTTTTTAACCTCATTTGGCTATTTTTCTGGAATAAACATTCCCTAGACTGCTGCAAGCCCTTTGTTAATTtacagagttctgaaaaagttgattctgacaatttttgccagttttctcattccttttatggAAAGAACTTTTGGAGGTCCTTATGCCATCATTTTTGCTGTCACTCCTAACCAATTTAATGACCCTTTGTCTTTAGCCATTCTTTCCGGTAATCCCCATCTTAGAGGGGAAACGAAAGCACAGATATATTGGAGCACATCAAAGCAGTAATGAATCCTGGTGCACAAATTAATGAAAGagatggggggcctgggtggctcagtccactaagcgtctgccttcagctcaggtcatgatcctggggtcctgggattgagcccccacatggggttccctgctcagcagggagtctgcttctccctctccatgtgcccctccccccgtttgtgctctctctctcaaaataaataaaatctttaaaaaaaaggagggagagagagagagagagagagaggaaagcaactTTAGGAGACACTGCTAGGTGATTTGTGAGCTTTTTCACTTGCTATTAGCCCTTAAGCCTAACATATATACTGAAAATCTTTGGTCCCCAGTTTCTTTGCCCGGGTCCCAAGTATACCTGAATGAATCTTTTCTCCAGTTCATGGGTTATCTCACAGgctcatttttatgttttccagaaACCCCTTCACCAGCTTCTACTCACAGCCTATCTTACAGGTAAGTAATTATGCTTCCTTTCACTGGGGATCTGTTCACACTGACACTCTGCCAACACCCTGGGGTTACTTTTCTACTGGCTTATACCACTGAAGTTTATAAATCTACCTTGTAAACAAGAGAGCATTTAATAGTACCGTGTCTTATATATGTCCAAATTACTTTCAGTCACAAGCAGGGTATTTATTTCCTGTCTTGTCTAAATATATAGGCTCTCCCTTTCCATATGCTTTTTACCTTTaccttccttttctctgctgATGCTTCTATTTCCCCTCCGTAGGCCTTCACCTGCCTCTTCTGGACAGGGGATTTTTTCCTTCAGACCATCCCTAAATGGTGGGGATTCAGGCCACAGAAGAGTCCTCACCCCCAACAATTCAGGTATGTTAAATAACATTCCCGAAGGAATGGAGCTTCAACCATTGGCATATATACTAAAATGAAGATTTTCAAGGTGAAACGAAGTTAGGAAAAGAATGGACTTTATAACCTACCTCTTAAATTGCTTAGCCAAGTCTTTTTCCTTCTGAGTAGTGTTCTACAGATTAAGACCTACCTATTTACCCTGACCCATAAGTAACACTGCCAAAGAACTGCCCAAGGGAGTTAACTTTCACCATTCCAATTCTATCCTCCAGGTCAGAGGGAAAGCAGAACCCCACTAGAGAGTCTTTTTGGTTTCCAGCTACCAGTCCAGCAGGTGAGCCCTGGCTAATCTAATTTGCCTGCATGTGAAAAACTCACATGGTTAGGCCTGCACACAGAATGCCTTTTTGGTCACCTGTTAAGGTGGTAGAATATAACCAGTGGAGAATGACAAGGGTTTCAAATGTGGTAATCATATGTTCACAATCTTCCAGGATGGTCTCAATTTCAAAGATTCTATCCTACTATCAGATTAGCTTCCTAGTTTGGGGTTTAAAAATTAGGTCACATGGCAGTGAATGGATTTAAACTGAGAGGTCTTGGCCAGTGTGAACTAAGTGTGTAGACACAACTAACATTCCCAAAATTTCCACAAAAAAGTATTTCAATGGAATGTATCTTTTGGGCAGAGGTACTGCTTGAACAGGGAAAAACCACGTGCACGTCTCTAGAGATGGTTAGAATAATGCTTTATGAATTTATGGGATTGATATAATGTAGGCAACAAGAGGAAAAGGGCATTGGAACGAGAAGAGAGGTTTTTAAGGAGCTCTACATGAAAAGTCCAGTCTTGCCTTTTAAGTTAACTTTTATGGCCCAGGTTTTGAGGATATTTAGGCCCTTTTTCAATGCCAAGCTCCTGGTGACCCCAAGGACATCCTAAGGTAGGTAAATATTTTGCTCTCATATTCCAAATGCCCTTTATTTTCATTGGCAAAAAATTAGGATCTAAGCCCTAAGAGGCACCACTGGGGAAATAACATCCCTGAGATCCTCACAAATGGAGGGATTAACCTACAGATGAAAAAAGAATTGAGACATATAAACCATCTACAAATATATGGCCCCTAATTGGATCCTGATTAAAACAAACTgtaaaaaaacgaaaacaaaaacatttatgagAAAGTTGAAAACTGAATACCTCTTGGATATTTGATATTAAGGAATTgttaatagttttcttttgtaGGCATAATGGTTATtatgattatgtttttaaaaatagtctttttttggAGATAACAtactaaaatgtttaaagatagGAAGTTAAATGATTGTCTGGGTTTTGCTTTAGTATAATCTAGTGGACATAGGACAGAGAgagtagaaatgaaaaaaaattggctaGGAGTTATTTGTTGAAGTTGGGTGATGGATACTCATAAGCTCATTATACTTCTCTACTTtcgtattttttgaaaatttcaataataaagttttaaaaaaagttattaaaggAAGTACAACCTCCCCAGAGGCATAAGAATCCTGCCTCACTGGTAATCGTCTATCAGCATAGTCTCCAGGTCACCAGTCTCCTCCCCAGGTCTTCCAAAATAGTTTTGTTTAAATATTCTGGCCTTATTACCATAAGCCACTAAAATGTTCTAGAGAGTTTCATAACTAGCAACAAAACCTTTGTCACACTAGGTGTATCAAATCTTAGTTTGGAAAAGTTAGTTATCACACAATGGAGAAAACTGGGGCAGCAGCACTGGTGATGTGCTATCTTGATAAACTTCATGTAATGGTTTGAGAGGGCTTTAATTACCCTTTTTGTTATAAATGCCCATATCTGCCTTCCTGCCCTCTGCTGCAGACTCTCTACGAACAGAGACAGATGGGATTAGCCAGGTCAAGAGAAGCATGGACTATTTCCAGATAGATCGTCTTCAAGGTCTGATCTATACATACTGCTTAAGGAAGACCTGTAGCATACAATACCCATTAAGTGTGATGGCCTTGGAAAATGTTTCCCTGCCTTGTTTCCTGGTTTCAATGTGTACCCTTACTTCTCTTGACCTTTACCGTAT
Encoded proteins:
- the RNF212B gene encoding E3 ubiquitin-protein ligase RNF212B isoform X1; the protein is MDWFHCNQCFRKEGDHFFVTSCGHIFCKKCVTLEKCAVCGTACKHLALSNNLKPQEKIYFKSPVETALQYFSHISQVWSFQKKQTDLLIAFYKHRITKLEAALQEAQQTVTNQEIELSVLKKENGELKKCLAILKESPNWFQGSRLATPRPVGITSPSQSVTPRPSSQRSSLVVSRSPSVESIPYRMSGFSSLGQGARGLQGRSTPRDSYIETPSPASTHSLSYRPSPASSGQGIFSFRPSLNGGDSGHRRVLTPNNSGQRESRTPLESLFGFQLPVQQTLYEQRQMGLARSREAWTISR
- the RNF212B gene encoding E3 ubiquitin-protein ligase RNF212B isoform X2; this encodes MDWFHCNQCFRKEGDHFFVTSCGHIFCKKCVTLEKCAVCGTACKHLALSNNLKPQEKIYFKSPVETALQYFSHISQVWSFQKKQTDLLIAFYKHRITKLEAALQEAQQTVTNQEIELSVLKKENGELKKCLAILKESPNWFQGSRLATPRPVGITSPSQSVTPRPSSQRSSLVVSRSPSVESIPYRMSGFSSLGQVSNRQGARGLQGRSTPRDSYIETPSPASTHSLSYRPSPASSGQGIFSFRPSLNGGDSGHRRVLTPNNSGQRESRTPLESLFGFQLPVQQTLYEQRQMGLARSREAWTISR